From a single Lolium rigidum isolate FL_2022 chromosome 7, APGP_CSIRO_Lrig_0.1, whole genome shotgun sequence genomic region:
- the LOC124670428 gene encoding phospho-2-dehydro-3-deoxyheptonate aldolase 2, chloroplastic-like, translated as MALATNTATTAAALSGGAAQPRRAGFLPLKRRTISALHAADPSRNTSVPAAAKTSSPTLAPEAPAAPAAPAAAWAVDSWKSRKALQLPEYPDQAALDAVLHTVETFPPIVFAGEARHLEDRLAEAAMGRAFVLQGGDCAESFKEFNANNIRDTFRVLLQMGAVLMFGGQVPVVKVGRMAGQFAKPRSGNFEEKDGVKLPSYRGDNINGDAFDVKSRTPDPERMIRAYAQSVATLNLLRAFATGGYAAMQRVIQWNLDFMDHNEQGDRYRELAHRVDEALGFMTAAGLGIDHPIMTTTDFWTSHECLLLPYEQALTREDSTSGLFYDCSAHMLWVGERTRQLDGAHVEFLRGIANPLGIKVSDKMDPAELVKLIDILNPSNKPGRITIITRMGAENMRVKLPHLIRAVRNSGQIVTWITDPMHGNTIKAPCGLKTRPFDSIMNEVRAFFDVHDQEGSHPGGIHLEMTGQNVTECIGGSRTVTFDDLGDRYHTHCDPRLNASQSLELAFIIAERLRKRRMQSGLTNNLPLPPLAF; from the exons ATGGCGCTCGCCAccaacaccgccaccaccgccgccgcgctctccggcggcgcggcgcagccccgccgcgCGGGCTTCCTCCCGCTCAAGCGCCGCACCATCTCCGCGTTGCACGCCGCCGACCCGTCCCGCAACACCTCCGTCCCCGCGGCCGCCAAGACCTCCTCCCCGACCCTCGcccccgaggccccggccgccccggccgccccggccgccgcctgGGCCGTCGACAGCTGGAAGTCCCGCAAGGCGCTGCAGCTGCCCGAGTACCCGGACCAGGCGGCGCTCGACGCCGTGCTGCACACCGTCGAGACCTTCCCGCCCATCGTCTTCGCCGGCGAGGCGCGCCACCTCGAGGACCGCCTCGCCGAGGCCGCCATGGGCCGCGCCTTCGTGCTCCAGGGCGGCGACTGCGCCGAGAGCTTCAAGGAGTTCAACGCCAACAACATCCGCGACACCTTCcgcgtcctcctccagatgggcgCCGTACTCATGTTCGGCGGACAGGTCCCCGTCGTCAAG gtgggcaggatggccGGCCAGTTCGCCAAGCCCAGGTCCGGCAACTTCGAGGAGAAGGACGGGGTCAAGCTGCCCAGCTACAGGGGCGACAACATCAACGGCGACGCCTTCGACGTCAAGAGCCGCACCCCGGACCCCGAGAGGATGATCAGGGCCTACGCGCAGTCGGTCGCCACGCTCAACTTGCTCCGCGCCTTCGCCACCGGAGGATACGCCGCGATGCAGCGGGTCATCCAGTGGAACCTCGATTTCATGGACCACAACGAGCAGGGAGACAG GTACCGTGAGTTGGCACATAGGGTGGACGAGGCTCTTGGCTTCATGACTGCAGCTGGGCTGGGGATAGACCATCCGATAATGACGACTACTGACTTCTGGACATCCCACGAGTGTCTCCTCTTGCCCTATGAGCAGGCTCTTACCCGTGAGGATTCCACAAGTGGCCTTTTCTATGACTGCTCAGCTCACATGCTGTGGGTTGGTGAGCGCACCCGTCAACTCGATGGGGCTCATGTTGAATTCCTCCGTGGTATTGCCAACCCCCTTGGCATAAAG GTGAGCGACAAAATGGACCCCGCTGAATTGGTGAAGCTGATTGACATTTTGAACCCATCAAACAAGCCGGGAAGGATCACCATAATTACAAGGATGGGAGCTGAGAACATGAGGGTGAAGTTGCCTCATCTCATCCGCGCTGTCCGCAATTCTGGACAGATTGTTACATGGATTACTGATCCCATGCACGGAAACACAATCAAGGCGCCATGTGGTCTTAAGACTCGTCCATTCGACTCCATTATG AACGAGGTACGAGCATTCTTCGACGTGCACGATCAAGAAGGAAGCCACCCAGGAGGTATCCACCTTGAAATGACTGGACAGAATGTAACCGAGTGCATCGGTGGATCACGGACCGTGACCTTCGATGACCTGGGTGACCGGTACCACACCCACTGCGACCCAAGGCTGAACGCCTCCCAATCTCTGGAGCTTGCCTTCATCATAGCTGAGagactcaggaagaggaggatgcaATCAGGGCTCACAAACAACCTGCCACTGCCTCCACTGGCCTTCTAA